ACACCCCCTACTAATATAGTTTTTGCAGAATCGGAGCTTACTATGTCACCTGCGGACCAGTATTTCATGTAAATAATTATTAGACCTACTATAACTGTGACAAGAGCTGCATATCTAAACCACGCTAGAGCTATTGGCATGAGTTTTGGTATATGAGCAGGTCTCTCTTCAGGCTTGGTCATCTTTGTGTAAGGTGTATTTACCAGATTGAAAAAGTAAAGAAGCCCTATCCATGTTATGCCAGCTACAAAGTGGATCCACCTAAAAAATATCTCCCAACCTGAGTAAGAAACCTCCGGCATTTTTACACCTCCTCTTCCTTTTTAAATAAAACTACCTTCAAGTCAAAAAATTGCAAGATGATTGTCCTCATATAATGATGTTTTTCAAATATGTTAAAATTCTAAAAAGTAAACTCTTACAAGGAGGTGGTACAATGGCAGTTCACAAATTGCAACCGAAAGACCATCTGAAACCCTCCGACCTGAGGGGTATATCCAACGAGCAAATAGAACCTCATTTTGAAGCACACTACAAGGGATACGTTACAAAGTATAACGAGATTCAGGAAAAACTTGCCGATCTTAATTTCTCAGACAGAAGCAAAGCCAATCAAAATTATTCCGAATATAGAGAGTTAAAGGTTGAAGAAACTTTTAATTATATGGGTGTTGTCCTTCATGAGCTGTATTTTGGACATCTAAAGCCTCAGGGAGAACCATCTCAAGCACTCAGAAAGAAAGTGGAAGAGGATTTTGGATCTTGGGATGCCTGTATTCAGGAGATAAAGTCCGCAGGTATAGCTTTTAGAGGGTGGGCTATTCTGGGGCTTGATATCTTTTCGGGTAGGCTTGTAGTCAACGGTTTAGATGCTCACAATATGTATAATTATACAGGACTCATTCCCATCATAGTTCTTGACACTTATGAACATGCTTACTATGTAGATCAGAAAAACAAGAGACCTCCCTACATAGATGCATTCATTCAAAGCTTAAACTGGGACGTTATAAACGAAAGGTTTGAAAAGGCTATGAGAGCCTACGAAGCCCTGAAAGACTTTATAAAGTGAACATTTCTCAAAGGGAGGGGGAATTTAGAATTACTTTTCCCCTTTGAGAAATAGTACTATATCAGCCTTCTTTACGAAATCTTTGTAAAGGTCTTCCCGCTTGGAGATCTCAGCTACGATCATGCCCCTTTTTAAAAGCCGTGTGCGTAATTTCTCAGCTATGCGTCTGTTATCAACATTCAAAATCTTCATATTCTAAAGCATAAGATCATTAGGTTAAGATTTTATGAAGGAAACCTTTATAAAAACTTAATATCCTTTTTTTTAAAATTTGGGCTATGCATTTTTTTGTGCTGATGCTTCTGGTAAGCGTGGTGTTTTCCGAAGAAATAAAGCTAAGTGACGCTCTCAAACTCCTCAAAGAAAAAAACTATGATGTTAAGATAGCGCAGTATGAAGTGAAAAAGGCTGAAGGGGCATACGTTCAATCTGGGCTTTTGCAAAACCCTACCCTTTCTGTAAACTACACAGGACTTAACTTTGGGAAAAGCTTTGTGTATGACACGGGCAACACCCTGTTTTCTGCAAGGATAGACCAACCCATAGAGTTAGGGGACAAAAGACAGTATAGAAAGCTATCTGCCTTTTATCAGCTAAGGTCAGTAGAGTATCAAAGGGATAGCCTTCTTAGAAGTTTGGAG
The Hydrogenobacter sp. genome window above contains:
- a CDS encoding superoxide dismutase yields the protein MAVHKLQPKDHLKPSDLRGISNEQIEPHFEAHYKGYVTKYNEIQEKLADLNFSDRSKANQNYSEYRELKVEETFNYMGVVLHELYFGHLKPQGEPSQALRKKVEEDFGSWDACIQEIKSAGIAFRGWAILGLDIFSGRLVVNGLDAHNMYNYTGLIPIIVLDTYEHAYYVDQKNKRPPYIDAFIQSLNWDVINERFEKAMRAYEALKDFIK
- a CDS encoding urate hydroxylase PuuD, translating into MPEVSYSGWEIFFRWIHFVAGITWIGLLYFFNLVNTPYTKMTKPEERPAHIPKLMPIALAWFRYAALVTVIVGLIIIYMKYWSAGDIVSSDSAKTILVGGVLGIIMMINVWLFIWPNQKRIIQATLKGEKPDPSWGKQALLFSRVNFTLSYPMLLFMGAASHYPMGWGMILITGIITALIGLGIVLYVQR
- a CDS encoding TolC family protein; the protein is MHFFVLMLLVSVVFSEEIKLSDALKLLKEKNYDVKIAQYEVKKAEGAYVQSGLLQNPTLSVNYTGLNFGKSFVYDTGNTLFSARIDQPIELGDKRQYRKLSAFYQLRSVEYQRDSLLRSLELQFISVYFQTLSDRAYLEYLSEDLRDFEKMLKIQEQKQKLGFLSLIDLIKLKLYKVDLESAIQQAQANYKKDMKDLSFYL